The Flavobacteriaceae bacterium 3519-10 genome includes a window with the following:
- a CDS encoding Cystathionine gamma-lyase yields the protein MNFNTKVIHGGQHHESATGSVNVPVFLTSTFAQKSPGIHSGYEYSRAANPTRQALEDSLASIENGARGLAFGSGLAAIDCVLKLLNPGDEIIAVDDLYGGTYRMFTRLFEKYQLKFTFVGFDDVAKISGLITDKTKLIWLETPTNPLMKLVDIKAVTDLVKGKDILVAVDNTFATPYIQQPLDLGADIVMHSATKYLGGHSDVIAGALIAKTAELGEKLHFIQFASGGILGPHDSYLVLRGIKTLALRMQRHSYNGLEVAKYLENHPAVDRVIYPGLESHPQYELAQRQMKEPGGMVSFTFKSGKKEDAVKFLERVKVFTLAESLGGVESLANHPTLMTHASIPEDKRLELGITDDLVRLSVGIEDKDDLLADLERAFNA from the coding sequence ATGAATTTCAACACTAAAGTTATACACGGTGGCCAACACCACGAATCAGCGACAGGATCTGTGAATGTTCCGGTATTTTTAACCTCAACATTTGCACAAAAATCTCCGGGAATCCATTCAGGATACGAATATTCAAGAGCCGCAAACCCTACAAGACAGGCCCTGGAAGACAGTTTGGCAAGTATTGAAAACGGTGCGCGCGGTTTGGCGTTCGGTTCCGGTTTAGCCGCGATCGACTGTGTTTTAAAACTGTTGAACCCAGGGGACGAAATTATCGCGGTAGACGATTTATACGGCGGAACTTACCGGATGTTCACGCGTCTGTTCGAGAAATATCAGCTCAAATTTACTTTCGTAGGTTTTGATGACGTTGCGAAGATCTCGGGTTTAATTACAGACAAAACAAAACTGATCTGGCTCGAAACGCCTACAAATCCTTTGATGAAGCTGGTGGACATTAAAGCAGTAACAGATTTGGTGAAAGGCAAAGATATTCTTGTCGCAGTAGATAACACGTTCGCGACTCCATACATTCAGCAGCCGCTGGATTTGGGGGCGGATATTGTGATGCATTCAGCCACCAAATATTTGGGCGGACATTCGGACGTAATTGCTGGCGCGCTTATCGCGAAAACGGCTGAACTTGGCGAAAAACTTCACTTCATCCAGTTTGCAAGCGGCGGGATTTTAGGCCCGCACGATTCGTATTTGGTTTTGAGAGGAATTAAAACTTTAGCATTAAGAATGCAACGGCATTCATACAACGGGCTCGAAGTTGCGAAATATCTTGAAAATCACCCTGCAGTTGACCGTGTGATCTATCCCGGTCTTGAATCTCACCCGCAGTATGAGCTTGCCCAAAGACAGATGAAAGAGCCGGGCGGCATGGTTTCGTTCACCTTCAAATCCGGCAAAAAAGAAGATGCCGTGAAATTCTTGGAAAGGGTAAAAGTCTTCACGCTGGCGGAATCCCTTGGCGGCGTAGAATCGCTGGCAAACCATCCAACGCTGATGACGCACGCCTCAATTCCTGAAGACAAACGCCTTGAACTTGGCATTACCGACGATTTGGTAAGGCTGAGCGTAGGAATTGAAGACAAAGATGATCTGCTTGCGGATCTTGAAAGAGCATTCAACGCATAA
- a CDS encoding Dipeptidyl peptidase IV: MKFSHLSLVFLGFSGLLAAQNQKYTMAEAVNGLRSNLAVKSISQFSWNDDAKSYVQGTKNGYLITEMQSMKQDTLVSLYQINKNLSAEQKFNALPPVKFTSRTQGYFSQKGKYYRLEKSGNDWKTSEWTALNDGAENIQVLADNKSIAYTVKNNLFLNRNGKTVAITSDENEHIVNGQAVHRSEFGISGGIFAAPNSAKIAFYRMDETMVTDYPVIDWSVTPAKNTNIKYPMAGSTSHHVTLGVYDINAQKTTFLNIEGDKEQYLTAVTWSPDSKYIFVGVLNRDQNHLKMNQYDAATGTLMKTLFEEKSEQYVEPQHQLMFFPNSNTDFIWQSQRTGYNHLFHYHLDKGLVSQITKGDWLVTDVLGFNEKKKEIYYASTQQSPLERHLYKINWNNFRTQKLTTAPGMHTGILSKDGSQLYDIYSNATTPRSINFINTSTLQTKNILTSENPLAKYKRPEIKNVNLKADDGTPLYGKIILPTDFDASKKYPVIVYLYNGPHLQLVTNSFPESGNLWYEYMAQNGYIVFTMDGRGSSNRGMKFEQAVFRNMGETEMNDQLKGVDYLKSLPYVDAENMGIHGWSYGGFMTTSFMLKHPEIFKAGVAGGPVIDWNMYEIMYTERYMDSPQQNPEGYAKANLLDKVQNLKGKLLMIHGTQDDVVVWQHSVKFLKAAVDNGVQLDYFVYPGHAHNVIGKDRVHLMQKVTDYFDNHLKK, from the coding sequence ATGAAATTCTCACATTTATCCCTTGTATTCCTAGGTTTTAGTGGTTTACTGGCTGCGCAAAACCAAAAATATACGATGGCAGAAGCCGTTAATGGCTTGCGCAGTAATCTTGCCGTAAAAAGCATCTCTCAGTTCTCGTGGAATGATGACGCTAAGTCGTATGTTCAGGGCACGAAAAACGGCTATCTGATCACCGAAATGCAAAGCATGAAACAGGATACACTGGTTTCCCTGTATCAAATCAATAAAAATCTTTCTGCAGAGCAGAAATTCAATGCTTTGCCGCCGGTTAAGTTCACGAGCCGCACCCAAGGTTATTTCTCGCAAAAGGGTAAATATTACAGGCTCGAAAAATCAGGGAACGACTGGAAGACCTCCGAATGGACGGCTTTGAATGACGGTGCCGAAAATATTCAGGTGTTAGCCGATAACAAATCGATCGCCTATACCGTAAAGAACAATCTTTTTCTGAACAGAAACGGAAAAACCGTCGCAATTACCAGCGACGAAAACGAGCATATCGTAAACGGCCAGGCGGTGCACCGCAGTGAATTCGGAATCAGCGGTGGTATTTTTGCCGCGCCCAATTCAGCTAAAATCGCGTTCTACAGGATGGATGAAACGATGGTGACGGATTATCCGGTAATCGACTGGTCTGTAACGCCGGCCAAAAATACCAACATCAAATATCCGATGGCGGGCAGTACTTCTCACCACGTAACCTTGGGTGTTTACGATATCAATGCACAGAAAACAACATTTCTGAACATTGAAGGCGATAAGGAACAGTATCTAACAGCGGTAACCTGGAGCCCCGACTCTAAGTATATTTTTGTAGGTGTGCTGAACCGGGACCAGAATCATTTAAAAATGAATCAGTACGACGCCGCCACGGGCACGCTGATGAAAACGCTGTTCGAAGAAAAATCTGAGCAGTATGTCGAGCCGCAGCATCAACTGATGTTCTTCCCGAATTCGAATACCGATTTCATCTGGCAAAGCCAGCGCACGGGCTACAATCATCTGTTTCATTACCATTTAGACAAAGGCCTTGTTTCACAGATCACCAAAGGAGACTGGCTAGTAACCGATGTTTTAGGGTTTAATGAAAAGAAAAAAGAAATCTATTACGCGTCAACGCAGCAAAGTCCGCTCGAAAGACATCTGTATAAAATCAACTGGAACAATTTCCGAACGCAAAAACTCACCACCGCACCCGGCATGCACACCGGAATTTTGAGCAAAGACGGTTCGCAGCTTTATGATATTTACAGCAATGCCACAACGCCTCGCAGCATAAACTTCATCAACACTTCTACGCTGCAGACCAAAAATATTCTGACCTCAGAAAACCCTTTGGCAAAATATAAAAGGCCGGAAATAAAAAATGTAAACCTGAAAGCCGACGACGGCACGCCGCTTTACGGTAAAATTATTCTGCCAACAGATTTTGACGCCTCGAAAAAATATCCTGTTATTGTGTACCTCTACAACGGGCCGCATCTGCAGTTGGTAACAAACAGTTTCCCGGAATCGGGTAATTTGTGGTACGAATATATGGCACAGAACGGATATATCGTCTTCACGATGGATGGCCGGGGATCTTCGAACCGAGGAATGAAATTCGAGCAGGCTGTCTTCAGAAATATGGGTGAAACCGAAATGAATGATCAGTTGAAAGGCGTAGATTATCTTAAATCGTTGCCGTATGTAGATGCCGAAAATATGGGTATCCACGGCTGGAGCTATGGCGGTTTTATGACGACCAGTTTTATGCTTAAACATCCTGAAATCTTTAAGGCAGGCGTTGCCGGCGGACCTGTAATCGACTGGAATATGTATGAAATTATGTACACCGAAAGATATATGGATTCGCCACAACAAAATCCGGAAGGTTATGCGAAAGCGAACCTATTAGATAAAGTGCAGAATTTAAAAGGAAAATTGCTGATGATTCACGGCACGCAGGACGATGTTGTGGTGTGGCAGCACTCGGTGAAGTTTCTGAAAGCCGCGGTAGATAACGGCGTTCAGCTCGATTATTTCGTGTATCCCGGCCACGCGCATAACGTGATTGGGAAAGACCGCGTTCACCTGATGCAGAAAGTAACCGATTACTTTGATAATCATTTAAAGAAATAA
- a CDS encoding gliding motility protein GldC: MRKTQITIDVELDENHIPERMLWNAQDGGIEAQETKATMISVWDDKNMEALRIDLWTKDMPVDQMKMFLHQILVSLSSTYQRATGEDDVAAWIEQMAEEFAAKSAIKM, from the coding sequence ATGAGAAAGACGCAAATTACGATCGATGTAGAACTCGACGAAAACCATATCCCTGAAAGAATGCTTTGGAATGCGCAGGACGGCGGCATCGAAGCACAGGAAACCAAAGCCACGATGATCTCTGTGTGGGACGATAAAAACATGGAAGCCCTAAGGATCGACCTTTGGACCAAGGACATGCCTGTAGACCAAATGAAAATGTTCCTTCACCAGATTTTAGTATCTTTAAGCAGCACCTACCAACGCGCGACGGGCGAAGACGATGTAGCTGCCTGGATTGAGCAAATGGCAGAAGAATTTGCCGCAAAATCAGCGATAAAAATGTAA
- a CDS encoding Sua5 YciO YrdC YwlC family protein, which produces MPKSTLNTMQNLIDTLISGGTILYPTDTIWGIGCDATNVEAINKIFEIKRREKSKSMIVLVESVKRLQDIVDVPELAWDIMDLSEKPVTIIYDNPKGLPAELLAEDGSIGIRLIKDPYLKKLIGKLNKPLVSTSANLSGSKSPMKFSDISDEIISSVDAVSDENHDKVSEYSGSSVIRMWMDGRVKILRE; this is translated from the coding sequence TTGCCGAAAAGCACTCTCAATACTATGCAAAACCTTATCGATACCTTAATTTCCGGCGGAACCATACTTTATCCTACTGATACGATTTGGGGAATTGGCTGCGACGCCACCAATGTTGAAGCCATCAACAAAATATTTGAAATAAAAAGGCGCGAGAAAAGCAAGTCGATGATTGTTTTGGTAGAATCGGTGAAGCGTCTTCAGGATATCGTTGACGTTCCGGAACTGGCGTGGGACATCATGGACCTTTCGGAAAAGCCCGTCACAATTATCTACGACAACCCCAAAGGTTTGCCCGCAGAACTGCTCGCAGAAGACGGCAGCATCGGAATCCGTCTGATTAAAGATCCGTACCTTAAGAAACTGATCGGCAAGCTCAACAAACCGTTGGTTTCTACTTCTGCAAACTTAAGCGGCAGCAAATCACCAATGAAATTTTCGGATATCAGCGACGAAATCATCAGCTCGGTTGATGCAGTTTCGGATGAAAACCACGATAAAGTTTCGGAATATTCCGGATCATCCGTGATCAGAATGTGGATGGATGGCCGCGTAAAAATTCTGCGGGAGTAA